One Gloeocapsopsis sp. IPPAS B-1203 DNA window includes the following coding sequences:
- a CDS encoding Uma2 family endonuclease has protein sequence MMSQVQSTLSEVIYPDSDGQPMADNTKQFRWIVTIKEGLEWLFKDDPNVFVAGDLLWYPIEGNNVTRAAPDAMIVFGRPKGDRGSYQQWKEDNIAPQVVFEVRSPGNTQTEMDKKLVFYDRHGVEEYYLYDPDKGDLSGWLRRENRLDVIEPILGWVSPRLGIRFEMADTDLVLYRPDGERFATYVELATSREQVMQQLEQEKARSQQLAAKLRELGINPEELE, from the coding sequence CTGATGTCACAAGTACAATCCACACTGTCAGAGGTCATTTATCCTGATAGTGACGGTCAACCAATGGCAGATAATACTAAACAATTCCGTTGGATTGTCACTATTAAAGAAGGGTTAGAGTGGTTATTTAAAGACGATCCTAATGTATTTGTTGCGGGTGACTTACTGTGGTATCCCATTGAAGGAAACAACGTAACTCGCGCTGCGCCAGATGCCATGATAGTCTTTGGTAGACCTAAAGGGGATAGAGGTTCTTATCAACAATGGAAAGAAGATAATATCGCACCACAAGTGGTGTTTGAAGTGCGATCGCCTGGTAATACCCAAACAGAGATGGATAAAAAGCTGGTATTTTATGACCGTCATGGTGTAGAAGAATATTACTTGTACGATCCTGATAAAGGCGATCTGAGTGGTTGGTTGCGTCGAGAAAATCGGCTAGATGTCATTGAACCGATCTTAGGTTGGGTGAGTCCGCGACTTGGTATTCGATTTGAGATGGCGGACACTGATCTTGTGCTGTATCGCCCCGATGGAGAAAGATTTGCGACTTATGTTGAGTTAGCAACTTCGCGGGAACAAGTTATGCAACAGTTAGAACAAGAAAAAGCCCGTTCTCAACAACTCGCAGCCAAACTCAGAGAATTAGGAATTAATCCTGAAGAATTAGAGTAG
- a CDS encoding PepSY domain-containing protein, with amino-acid sequence MRNLLVITLLTVLGVSELVFSTQAALSQINIQVAQASRWRSLAKISLAQARKTAESAIGGTASSVNLADRNGGLVYEVIVGDTRVIVDAGNGFVLYSENITLDSENNEGDEDSFRPRSSVQIPDSYE; translated from the coding sequence ATGAGAAATTTACTAGTAATTACTTTACTTACTGTACTCGGTGTTAGTGAATTAGTGTTCAGCACCCAAGCTGCATTATCTCAGATTAACATCCAAGTAGCCCAAGCCTCTCGTTGGCGATCGCTTGCCAAAATCTCATTAGCCCAAGCTAGGAAAACAGCAGAATCCGCAATAGGGGGTACTGCTAGCAGTGTGAATCTTGCTGATAGAAATGGTGGTTTAGTATATGAGGTGATTGTTGGTGATACAAGAGTGATCGTCGATGCTGGCAATGGTTTTGTTCTCTACTCAGAAAATATAACATTGGATAGCGAAAACAACGAAGGTGATGAAGATTCTTTTCGCCCGCGTAGTAGTGTGCAGATTCCTGATAGCTATGAATGA
- a CDS encoding cyclic peptide export ABC transporter → MNLIWLLLQASWVNVAIAVLTGLISGGCSARLIALINSAVNEQSTNNLLWYFVGLAVVALLTSVISQVLLISLAQEAVYHLRLRLSRGILSSPLRHLEELGASRLLATLTEDVQTLSNTIFVIPFVCIDVAIIAGCLIYLGWLSGVVFLIVIVFLGIAIASTQFLLTRARKFLSLAREEQDRLFKHFRAITDGVKELKLHALRRQAFLSDELQISAATSRDHNLTAFKTFAIATGWGNLLFFTIVGLLIFALPQLTTVSPAILSAYILTITYLLVPFQNILERLPALFRANVALQKVERMKLALASQKETNNTTEISTTNWNKLELDQVTHTYRGEQEDSNFVLGELSLTLYPGQLVFIVGGNGSGKSTLAKIITGLYVPESGKIRLDNKLINEENLEWYRQHFSAIFSDFFLFERLLGIENASLDQQAQEYLQKLHLNTKVQVKDGLLSTTALSQGQRKRLALLTVFLEDRPIYLFDEWASDQDPYFRDIFYKELLLNLKKRNKTILVISHDDRYFHLADRVIKLDYGKVEYDSSYA, encoded by the coding sequence ATGAACCTAATTTGGTTACTACTGCAAGCTTCTTGGGTAAATGTTGCGATCGCTGTGTTAACAGGTTTGATTAGCGGTGGTTGTAGCGCCCGTCTGATTGCACTCATCAATAGTGCTGTAAATGAGCAATCAACGAATAATCTCTTATGGTACTTTGTTGGGCTTGCAGTTGTTGCATTGTTAACTAGCGTTATTTCACAAGTTTTACTCATCAGCCTTGCTCAGGAAGCAGTTTATCATTTGCGGTTGCGTTTGAGTCGGGGAATTTTATCTTCTCCATTGCGACATTTAGAAGAACTTGGTGCGAGTCGTTTATTAGCAACTCTGACAGAAGATGTCCAAACACTATCTAATACAATATTTGTGATTCCCTTTGTATGCATAGATGTTGCGATCATTGCAGGATGCTTGATTTATCTCGGTTGGCTTTCGGGCGTCGTCTTTTTAATTGTCATTGTATTTTTGGGAATAGCGATCGCCAGTACGCAATTTCTGCTGACTCGTGCGCGGAAGTTTCTCTCGTTAGCGCGTGAAGAACAAGACAGGTTATTTAAACACTTTCGCGCCATCACGGACGGAGTCAAAGAACTCAAACTTCATGCTTTACGTCGTCAAGCATTTTTGTCAGATGAATTACAAATCAGTGCGGCGACATCTCGCGATCATAATTTGACAGCGTTTAAGACATTTGCGATCGCTACTGGTTGGGGAAATCTGCTTTTCTTTACCATTGTTGGTTTACTAATCTTTGCTCTTCCGCAATTAACTACTGTTTCTCCTGCGATACTCTCCGCCTATATTCTCACAATTACCTACTTACTCGTTCCCTTTCAGAACATTTTAGAAAGACTTCCAGCTTTGTTTCGTGCTAATGTTGCCTTACAGAAAGTTGAAAGAATGAAATTAGCTTTAGCAAGCCAGAAAGAAACAAACAACACAACAGAAATATCTACTACTAACTGGAATAAGCTAGAACTCGATCAAGTCACTCACACATACCGAGGTGAACAGGAAGATAGCAATTTTGTGTTAGGGGAACTCAGCTTAACATTGTATCCTGGTCAACTTGTGTTTATTGTTGGTGGTAATGGTAGTGGTAAATCAACGCTAGCCAAAATCATCACTGGGTTATATGTTCCAGAATCAGGCAAAATTCGTTTAGATAACAAACTCATCAACGAGGAAAATTTAGAGTGGTATCGGCAGCATTTTTCGGCAATTTTCTCTGATTTCTTTTTATTTGAGCGCTTATTGGGTATAGAAAATGCTTCCCTCGATCAACAAGCACAAGAGTATCTACAAAAACTTCATTTGAACACAAAAGTTCAAGTAAAAGATGGTTTACTTTCTACTACAGCACTATCACAAGGTCAGCGTAAACGCTTAGCATTACTGACAGTATTTTTAGAAGATCGTCCTATATATCTCTTTGATGAATGGGCGTCAGATCAAGATCCTTACTTTCGAGATATCTTCTACAAAGAACTATTATTAAACCTCAAAAAGCGCAATAAAACGATACTAGTTATTAGTCATGACGATCGCTATTTTCACTTAGCAGATCGGGTAATTAAGTTAGATTACGGTAAGGTAGAGTATGACAGTAGCTATGCCTAG
- a CDS encoding protein tyrosine phosphatase family protein: MSKQLEDIYNFLPLSDSIATAGQPTTQQFSDIKAAGYDVVINLALPTSTNAITNEQQIVENLGIKYVHIPVIWEKPTLEDIERFFAVMEENADKNVFVHCAMNMRVSAFVYLYRIIHEQTNIEEAKKSLYQIWQPNETWQQFIEKVIAYYQK; this comes from the coding sequence ATGTCAAAACAACTTGAAGATATCTACAATTTTCTACCATTATCTGATTCTATTGCCACCGCAGGACAACCTACTACACAGCAATTTTCTGATATTAAAGCAGCAGGTTACGATGTTGTGATTAACCTTGCTTTACCAACCTCAACCAATGCTATAACCAATGAGCAACAAATAGTAGAAAATTTAGGAATAAAATATGTACACATTCCAGTCATTTGGGAGAAACCTACTTTAGAAGATATTGAGCGATTCTTTGCAGTGATGGAAGAAAACGCAGATAAAAATGTCTTTGTTCATTGTGCAATGAATATGCGAGTTTCAGCATTTGTGTACTTGTATCGCATTATTCACGAACAAACAAATATAGAAGAAGCCAAAAAAAGTTTATATCAAATTTGGCAACCGAATGAAACTTGGCAGCAATTTATTGAAAAGGTAATTGCATATTATCAAAAATAA
- a CDS encoding glutathione peroxidase: MLSNREGQRVPSCTFRTRQNSEWVDITTDDLFNGKTVVVFALPGAFTPTCSSTHLPGYNQMAKAFYENGVDDIVCVSVNDAFVMNEWAKHQEAENIKMIPDGNGIFTEGMGMLVDKTDLGFGKRSWRYSMLVKDAVIEKMFIEPEEPGDPFKVSDSETMLTYINPEAAKPQLVSLFAKVGCPFCSRAKSMLQERGLDYEEIVLGQDVTTRSLQAVAGATTVPQVFIDGKLIGGSEALEAYFAAL; encoded by the coding sequence ATGTTGTCAAACCGAGAAGGACAAAGGGTTCCTAGTTGCACTTTTCGTACTCGTCAGAATAGTGAGTGGGTTGATATCACAACTGATGATTTGTTTAATGGTAAGACAGTTGTTGTATTTGCCTTACCAGGTGCATTTACTCCCACTTGTTCGTCAACTCATCTTCCTGGCTACAACCAAATGGCAAAAGCTTTTTACGAAAATGGTGTAGATGACATAGTTTGTGTTTCTGTCAATGATGCTTTTGTAATGAACGAATGGGCAAAGCATCAAGAAGCAGAGAATATCAAAATGATTCCCGATGGTAATGGAATATTTACCGAAGGAATGGGAATGCTAGTTGATAAAACAGATTTAGGCTTTGGTAAACGTTCCTGGCGCTATTCGATGTTAGTAAAGGATGCCGTTATTGAAAAAATGTTTATCGAACCAGAAGAGCCTGGCGATCCTTTTAAAGTCTCTGATTCTGAGACGATGCTTACTTACATTAATCCAGAAGCTGCTAAACCGCAATTAGTCTCGCTATTTGCCAAAGTTGGTTGTCCTTTCTGCTCTCGTGCTAAATCAATGCTACAAGAACGCGGATTAGACTATGAAGAGATTGTCCTTGGTCAAGACGTAACAACTCGCTCGTTACAGGCAGTAGCAGGCGCAACTACAGTACCACAAGTATTTATTGATGGCAAATTGATTGGTGGTTCAGAAGCTTTAGAAGCTTACTTTGCTGCTTTGTAA
- a CDS encoding ATP-binding protein, translating to MQRPQPETVTLDDVLITEELSRRSPRPPNWQAENQAMHTLARQLVNQPETMLQSLVDMALDLCTAETAGVSLLETTADGKEFRWTVLAGTLAQYVGGTSSRNFSPCGVCLDRGTPVLFAHPERYFTYFQAANTPIVEGLVLPLIADNHALGTIWIMSHDQARHFDSEDVRVMTSLADFTAAALFLKQQQTQELLAKNAQLEVEVIERKRAEEFARERETRLRAMIENLPGGAAFVVDRDLRYLLAQGEALAIAGFKPEDFVGQTIFEVLPPELAANYEVLYRKALAGEPFEQEHYAHARTYISRGTPLRAENGEIYAVLAVSYDITDRKRSEEALRESEERFRTLANTAPALIWYNDAQGNNRFLNQYFLDFTGKNAEQIRGEGWHDLIHPDDAELYIADYLAAVREQRPWHNRNRIRRHDGVWRWHDNYAQPLFNADGVYLGHVGVTIDNTDTIEAEIALRESEAKYRSLFDSIDEGFCLLETIYDEADNVIDYRFLEVNQVFERQSGLKNVVGKLGSEIASNTEPHWLEAYHSVVQTGEPTRIENYNEDTRRWYSAYISRFGGADSRQVAVVFNDISDRRQSEQEIKRANRLWRTMFDNSLQFIQLFKAVRDERGDIVDFEWLLTNKQWNDCWGEMAGKRMLTENPAVIETGLFEKFKQVTETGVAEMQEHHYAHEQFDGWFLQTAAKVEDGFLLSTLDITDRKRREANLAFLNVVGKDLARLSAPEEIFQAVGKRLSEFLGLSGCVFADVDEAKGEITGNHGWTVSAVPSLKQTFRFEEYVDEELSRLGRAGENFIVCDTATDERVNAENYAQLNIGGVVAVPFLRDGRWKGYIAVTTIEPRDWQADEIELLQEISTRIFPRIERARAEAALRESEEKFAALFAASPVPFMVLEANPPDFTITAANEAYFAATLTTPEGLIGRRLFDVFTDDPNRPGDHGSEALALSLDRVLTSRRPDAMERTRYDIVTPDGGFEPHWWLAINAPLLNASGQITAIIHQVTRVTELHLAEEAERKNQERQAFLLKLSDALRPIADPLAIQREASRILRTHLGAIRVAYLEKHEDDVTCTVMAEDKSEETYSLFGITFNWLDFDPSGLDRVREGQTISREDVRIDDDLTPEQKATFAASGFCAFMITPLVKSGRMVAYFLVHFDRPHKPVPDEITLLEETADRTWAAVERVKAEQSLRTSEAKYRTLFTSIDEGFTLLEMIPDESGHPADFRIVETNPVWEQQTGLTDAVGRTLLEVVPNFEQQLLDFYIDVVISGRGRRTEYYTASVDRWYTVYASRIGGEGNRQVAVVFNDISDRKRTEEQQAFLLKFSDALRAEPDADSVANRAVRMLAEHLHLDRVWLSEVFEQQGISTVGPEYHRPDLPPMSGIYRLSDYPETMRQLATQPMVIHDVASDPDFSDSEKALLDQLHIRSLLVVSLRKGQHQVIWALVCAVATPRYWNESERVLLEQASERIWAAIERARAEAALRESELQRVREQSEREQERQRAESLAELARAKTTFFSNVSHEFRTPLTLLLAPLEDALSDRTLPPIHRERLELTHRNSLRLLKLVNTLLDFSRIESGRIEAVYEPTDLAAFTSELASVFRSAIEQAGLRLIVDCLPLPEPVYVDREMWEKIVLNLISNAFKFTLNGEIRVSLHPVDHHVIFEVQDTGTGIAPEELPHLFERFYQARLSKAHAARSHEGSGIGLALVHELVQLQGGIINVSSTLGQGSCFTITLPFGVEHLPQEQIKASRTLTSTSVGATAYVQEAELWLPTEAASVEFSVLSSELEKNSLTQNSQTARILLVDDNPDIRDYLTRILSKHAQVTAVADGAAALSSVQAQLPDLILSDVMMPNLDGFELLQALRSDPRTREIPIILLSARAGEEAIVAGLEAGADDYLIKPFSAQELVSRVNAHLQTAKQRSVALHEARTTLRQKDELLSTISHELNTPLVSILGWTRLLRSNPPNLSMLTKALDTIERNATLQAKLVQDLLDISRISAGKLRLHPQPVELAAVIETAIAAVLTAAIAKNIHVEFAKLTEPALTSVSVLADADRLQQVICNLLTNAIKFTPEQGQIAVKLEVICSDTNQLPITNYQLPITQIAQITITDTGIGISAEFLPHIFDRFHQAESGLAGGLGLGLAIAQHLVELHNGTIHAYSAGEGQGSTFVIRLPLLDDSRKLEDND from the coding sequence ATGCAACGACCACAACCTGAAACTGTCACATTAGACGATGTTTTGATTACCGAGGAGTTGTCAAGGCGTTCGCCCCGTCCCCCCAACTGGCAGGCGGAAAATCAGGCAATGCATACCTTAGCACGGCAGCTAGTCAATCAGCCGGAAACAATGCTCCAAAGTTTAGTTGACATGGCGCTCGATTTATGCACTGCCGAAACTGCAGGCGTCAGCTTGCTGGAAACCACGGCTGATGGCAAAGAATTTCGCTGGACTGTATTAGCCGGAACATTAGCACAATACGTCGGTGGTACTAGCTCCCGTAACTTTAGCCCTTGTGGAGTTTGTCTTGATCGCGGCACACCTGTACTTTTTGCCCATCCCGAACGGTATTTCACCTACTTTCAAGCAGCTAATACCCCAATTGTCGAAGGCTTAGTATTGCCGCTGATTGCGGATAACCATGCGCTCGGCACAATCTGGATTATGTCGCACGATCAAGCGCGACACTTTGACTCGGAAGATGTGCGAGTGATGACGAGTCTGGCAGATTTTACAGCGGCTGCCCTGTTTTTGAAACAGCAACAAACTCAAGAATTGTTGGCGAAGAATGCCCAACTAGAAGTTGAGGTTATTGAACGTAAACGTGCTGAAGAGTTTGCGCGGGAGAGGGAAACACGCTTGCGGGCAATGATTGAGAATCTGCCTGGTGGGGCAGCTTTTGTTGTCGATCGCGATTTGCGCTATTTGCTAGCCCAAGGAGAAGCATTGGCGATCGCCGGATTCAAACCGGAAGATTTCGTCGGGCAGACGATTTTTGAAGTACTGCCACCCGAATTAGCCGCGAATTATGAGGTGCTGTACCGTAAAGCTCTTGCAGGCGAGCCGTTTGAGCAAGAACACTATGCCCACGCTCGCACCTACATCTCACGCGGAACGCCGCTGCGGGCTGAAAATGGCGAGATTTATGCGGTGCTTGCAGTTTCCTACGACATCACCGATCGCAAACGTAGTGAAGAAGCATTGCGTGAGTCTGAGGAACGATTTCGCACGCTGGCGAACACGGCACCTGCTCTGATTTGGTATAACGATGCGCAGGGTAATAATCGTTTCCTCAATCAATATTTCCTGGATTTCACGGGCAAGAATGCAGAGCAGATTCGCGGGGAGGGTTGGCATGATTTAATTCATCCAGACGATGCTGAACTTTACATTGCTGATTATTTGGCAGCAGTCCGCGAACAGCGACCCTGGCACAACCGCAACCGCATTCGGCGGCATGACGGGGTGTGGCGATGGCACGACAATTATGCCCAACCGCTCTTTAATGCCGATGGCGTTTATCTCGGTCATGTGGGCGTGACGATCGACAATACGGACACCATTGAAGCCGAAATTGCTCTACGCGAGTCGGAAGCGAAATATCGATCGCTGTTTGATTCAATCGACGAAGGCTTCTGCCTGCTCGAAACGATTTACGACGAGGCGGACAATGTGATTGATTACCGCTTTCTGGAAGTCAATCAAGTCTTCGAGCGGCAGTCGGGACTCAAAAATGTGGTGGGCAAGTTGGGTAGCGAGATTGCCTCGAACACAGAACCTCACTGGCTCGAAGCTTATCACAGCGTGGTGCAGACGGGCGAACCAACCCGCATCGAAAACTACAACGAAGATACACGACGGTGGTATTCGGCTTACATCTCGCGGTTCGGTGGTGCGGACAGTCGTCAGGTCGCCGTCGTGTTCAACGACATCAGCGATCGCAGACAATCGGAACAAGAAATAAAAAGAGCGAACCGACTCTGGCGGACGATGTTCGACAATTCGCTGCAATTCATCCAGTTATTCAAAGCCGTGCGCGACGAGCGCGGCGACATCGTTGATTTCGAGTGGCTGCTGACCAACAAGCAGTGGAACGACTGTTGGGGCGAGATGGCGGGCAAGCGAATGCTCACGGAAAACCCGGCGGTCATCGAAACTGGGCTGTTTGAAAAGTTCAAACAAGTAACGGAGACTGGCGTTGCTGAGATGCAGGAACATCACTACGCCCACGAACAATTCGACGGCTGGTTTTTACAGACCGCCGCCAAAGTGGAAGACGGTTTTCTGCTCTCCACGCTTGACATCACCGATCGCAAACGCCGCGAAGCGAACCTTGCTTTTCTCAATGTGGTCGGCAAAGATTTGGCGCGTCTGTCCGCACCGGAAGAGATTTTTCAGGCAGTTGGCAAACGCCTCAGCGAATTTCTTGGGCTTTCGGGCTGCGTTTTTGCGGATGTGGACGAAGCCAAAGGCGAAATAACTGGGAATCACGGCTGGACAGTATCGGCAGTTCCGAGTCTGAAACAAACTTTCCGGTTTGAAGAGTATGTGGACGAAGAACTCAGCCGCCTCGGTCGTGCCGGAGAAAATTTCATTGTCTGCGATACGGCGACGGACGAGCGGGTGAACGCGGAAAATTACGCCCAATTGAACATCGGCGGCGTAGTTGCCGTTCCATTCCTACGCGACGGACGTTGGAAGGGTTATATCGCCGTTACAACCATCGAACCGCGTGATTGGCAGGCGGACGAAATCGAACTTTTACAAGAAATTTCCACGCGCATCTTCCCGCGTATCGAACGCGCCCGCGCCGAAGCAGCCCTGCGCGAGAGCGAGGAGAAATTCGCCGCACTGTTCGCGGCATCGCCAGTTCCGTTCATGGTGCTGGAAGCGAACCCACCCGATTTTACGATTACCGCCGCGAACGAAGCCTATTTCGCCGCCACCCTGACCACGCCCGAAGGACTGATCGGACGCAGGCTGTTTGATGTCTTCACCGACGATCCGAACCGCCCAGGCGATCATGGGTCGGAGGCGCTTGCACTCTCCCTTGATCGCGTTCTGACCTCACGACGACCGGACGCGATGGAGCGGACGCGATATGACATTGTGACTCCTGACGGCGGGTTCGAGCCGCATTGGTGGCTGGCGATCAACGCGCCGTTGCTCAACGCCTCTGGTCAGATCACCGCTATCATTCACCAAGTTACCAGAGTGACCGAACTGCACCTCGCTGAGGAGGCGGAGCGGAAGAACCAGGAGCGGCAGGCGTTTCTACTCAAGTTGAGCGATGCGCTGCGACCGATCGCTGACCCCTTGGCGATCCAGCGCGAAGCCAGCCGGATTCTGAGAACGCATCTGGGTGCGATTCGGGTTGCCTATCTGGAGAAGCACGAGGACGATGTGACTTGCACCGTCATGGCGGAGGATAAATCTGAGGAAACTTACTCACTTTTCGGAATCACCTTCAATTGGCTCGACTTCGATCCATCAGGACTCGATCGAGTCCGCGAGGGTCAGACCATCAGCCGTGAAGACGTGCGGATTGATGACGATCTCACACCTGAGCAGAAAGCCACTTTCGCCGCCTCTGGATTCTGCGCCTTCATGATCACGCCGCTGGTGAAGTCTGGTCGGATGGTTGCCTACTTCCTGGTACACTTTGACCGTCCTCACAAGCCAGTGCCCGACGAAATCACGCTGCTAGAGGAAACCGCTGATCGCACCTGGGCAGCGGTCGAACGTGTGAAAGCCGAACAGAGTTTACGCACGTCGGAAGCTAAATATCGAACGCTATTCACCTCGATCGACGAAGGCTTTACCCTGCTAGAAATGATTCCTGACGAGTCAGGTCATCCCGCTGATTTTCGGATTGTGGAAACGAATCCAGTTTGGGAGCAACAAACTGGTCTAACCGATGCAGTCGGCAGGACGCTGTTGGAAGTCGTTCCCAATTTTGAACAGCAGTTGCTTGACTTCTACATTGATGTCGTGATTTCCGGCAGAGGAAGGCGTACCGAATACTATACGGCATCCGTTGACCGTTGGTATACCGTCTATGCCTCGCGGATCGGCGGTGAAGGGAACCGTCAAGTTGCCGTGGTGTTCAACGATATCAGCGATCGCAAACGAACCGAAGAGCAGCAGGCATTTCTGCTGAAATTTAGCGACGCGCTGCGTGCAGAACCCGATGCGGACTCCGTCGCGAACCGAGCAGTCCGGATGCTCGCTGAACATCTGCACCTCGATCGCGTCTGGCTCAGCGAAGTATTCGAGCAGCAGGGCATCTCCACAGTCGGTCCGGAATATCACCGTCCGGATCTACCGCCGATGTCGGGCATCTATCGGCTGTCGGACTACCCCGAAACGATGCGACAGCTTGCAACCCAGCCGATGGTCATCCACGATGTAGCCAGCGACCCCGACTTCTCAGACTCCGAGAAGGCACTGCTGGACCAGTTACACATACGATCGCTGCTGGTTGTGTCGCTGCGAAAGGGGCAACACCAAGTCATCTGGGCGCTGGTGTGCGCCGTAGCCACACCCCGTTACTGGAACGAGTCCGAGCGGGTGCTGCTGGAGCAAGCCAGCGAACGTATCTGGGCTGCCATTGAACGCGCCCGCGCTGAAGCAGCGTTACGCGAATCGGAACTTCAGCGAGTGCGAGAACAATCTGAGCGCGAACAAGAACGCCAACGGGCTGAATCGCTGGCAGAACTCGCTCGCGCTAAAACTACATTTTTCAGCAACGTCTCTCACGAATTTCGTACACCGCTGACGCTGCTATTAGCTCCCTTGGAAGATGCGTTAAGCGATCGCACTTTGCCACCTATTCATCGAGAACGCCTAGAACTTACTCACCGCAACAGCCTGCGCTTACTAAAGCTGGTCAATACCTTGCTTGACTTCTCTCGAATTGAATCTGGGCGAATAGAAGCGGTTTACGAACCGACGGATTTAGCAGCGTTCACAAGTGAGTTAGCTTCAGTATTTCGTTCGGCGATCGAGCAAGCAGGTTTACGGCTAATTGTGGATTGTCTACCATTGCCTGAACCTGTGTATGTTGATCGCGAAATGTGGGAAAAGATTGTTCTGAATCTGATCTCGAATGCGTTTAAGTTCACGCTAAACGGTGAAATCAGAGTTAGCCTCCATCCCGTCGATCATCACGTTATTTTTGAGGTTCAAGATACTGGTACAGGAATTGCGCCGGAAGAATTGCCGCATTTGTTTGAGCGATTCTATCAAGCGCGATTGAGCAAAGCCCACGCAGCGCGATCGCACGAAGGCTCTGGCATCGGCTTAGCGCTCGTGCATGAACTGGTGCAATTACAAGGTGGAATCATTAACGTCAGCAGTACGCTTGGACAAGGAAGTTGTTTTACAATTACGCTGCCTTTTGGAGTAGAACACTTGCCGCAGGAGCAAATCAAAGCATCGCGCACGCTCACGTCAACCTCAGTCGGGGCAACTGCTTACGTGCAAGAGGCAGAACTTTGGCTTCCCACTGAAGCGGCGAGTGTTGAGTTTTCGGTATTGAGTTCTGAGTTAGAAAAAAACTCTTTAACTCAAAATTCTCAAACGGCTCGCATCCTTTTAGTGGATGACAATCCAGATATACGCGATTACCTCACTCGCATCTTGAGCAAACACGCTCAAGTCACAGCCGTTGCAGACGGAGCTGCAGCGCTGTCATCGGTGCAAGCACAACTTCCAGATTTGATTCTCAGCGATGTGATGATGCCAAACTTAGACGGCTTTGAATTGCTGCAAGCCTTGCGATCTGATCCGCGTACTAGAGAAATTCCGATTATTTTGCTATCTGCGCGTGCAGGAGAAGAAGCGATCGTCGCAGGACTAGAAGCGGGTGCAGACGACTACTTAATCAAACCCTTCTCAGCACAGGAACTCGTGTCTCGCGTCAATGCCCATCTCCAAACGGCAAAACAGCGATCTGTTGCACTTCATGAGGCAAGAACTACGCTCCGCCAAAAGGATGAACTGCTATCAACGATTTCGCACGAACTGAATACTCCCTTGGTGTCAATTCTCGGTTGGACGCGCTTGCTACGCAGCAATCCCCCCAATTTGTCGATGTTGACCAAAGCATTGGATACGATCGAACGTAACGCCACGCTGCAAGCTAAATTGGTGCAAGACTTGCTCGATATTTCCCGCATCAGTGCAGGTAAACTACGTTTGCATCCTCAGCCAGTCGAACTCGCAGCGGTCATTGAAACAGCGATCGCCGCAGTCTTGACTGCGGCGATCGCGAAAAACATTCATGTAGAATTTGCAAAACTTACTGAACCAGCACTTACAAGCGTCTCTGTTCTAGCTGATGCCGATCGCCTGCAACAAGTCATCTGCAATCTCCTCACCAATGCGATTAAATTTACCCCAGAACAAGGACAGATAGCAGTGAAGTTAGAAGTAATATGTAGTGATACCAACCAATTACCAATTACCAATTACCAATTACCAATTACCCAAATCGCCCAAATCACCATCACTGATACAGGTATTGGCATCTCGGCTGAGTTCCTTCCCCATATTTTTGATCGCTTTCATCAAGCCGAATCTGGTTTAGCTGGTGGATTAGGTTTAGGACTTGCGATCGCGCAACATCTCGTCGAACTCCACAATGGTACTATCCATGCCTACAGTGCAGGAGAAGGGCAAGGCTCAACTTTTGTCATTAGGCTCCCACTGTTAGATGATTCAAGAAAGTTAGAAGATAATGACTAA
- a CDS encoding XisI protein yields MDRVNQYRQIVRGFLQDFAADDSEAQLIFDEKRDRYLVMHNGWRGDYRIYGCAMHLDLIDGKVWIQHNSTEIFIDRELIELGIAPQDIVLGFRSPSVRERLAALQQGK; encoded by the coding sequence ATGGATCGAGTGAACCAATATCGCCAAATTGTGCGTGGTTTCCTACAAGATTTTGCTGCTGACGATTCGGAAGCCCAGTTGATTTTTGACGAAAAGCGCGATCGCTATCTGGTAATGCATAATGGCTGGCGTGGCGATTACCGCATATACGGTTGTGCTATGCACCTCGACCTGATTGACGGCAAAGTCTGGATTCAACACAACAGCACCGAAATTTTTATCGACCGAGAATTGATTGAGCTTGGCATTGCGCCTCAAGATATTGTCTTAGGATTTCGATCGCCCAGCGTTAGAGAACGCCTTGCTGCTTTACAACAAGGGAAATAG